The proteins below come from a single Panulirus ornatus isolate Po-2019 chromosome 72, ASM3632096v1, whole genome shotgun sequence genomic window:
- the LOC139748088 gene encoding LOW QUALITY PROTEIN: mucosa-associated lymphoid tissue lymphoma translocation protein 1-like (The sequence of the model RefSeq protein was modified relative to this genomic sequence to represent the inferred CDS: deleted 1 base in 1 codon) yields MAGNGLQPHTLLEDLPTHLVLDIAEALNDADIWSTLARILRNNAGDFVFSEEEVSLMRRSFSPGLALLNKLKQHDIEVQMLQYLMRECQLYNILRKIVTNVPAQIRLPVDDTYCSIRLGEQVLISVDVDGSPYPEFQWYFKNTCLEGQTSCTLTVDNFSIENQGEYICKVKQNLMEELLEQTSPRFILSVESMPPTIVREPSDMEIEADGELVLAFEAIGYPIPKDYSWYKDGRPFKKTFEPILRVQRVDYEVSGSYFCEVSNGLGLCRSRVTTVKVVPHTFASVVPLNSTHPMAKPPYGLHSRGNLSARNKWALLVANSDYIPHFRPLLAPARDAKILARELTKLKFRCMLYVNLGMADFRNAVNLFSKFLQEGDYVVFYYAGHGFNNSGVDFMMPVDIGAEHVWRDENVKVSDTMARQDDCIPNTWVSNIFQKAFPALLFSIYDTCRTQPSFRLRLPSMIETYQDARANSYTLFATSENHGAYEFEDSSSQLMEHLAELVGKHIPVELLGQQVRQSFHRSPKVLKKDQVPKTSSDLALQRSLADPDSPSEIDSSENGVLNRWENLGNVGVVTKGRVGDLDLEIKIQCNQQKLSNIWQSQNDYPTWVISNCIDIMMIIMQNGSPFDPSVLDGGLDLDICPSIGEKITVKLRGRTSPIICPVAGIQVLEDGLSLALTFTCKGILPCEKFFNLGWPSLSKEFKSNILS; encoded by the exons ATGGCAGGGAATGGGCTACAACCACATACTCTTCTTGAAGATTTACCGACTCATTTGGTCTTGGACATTGCAGAAGCTTTAAATGATGCTGACATCTGGTCTACATTGGCCAGGATCCTCAGAAATAATGCTGGCGATTTTGTGTTCAg tgaaGAAGAAGTGTCACTTATGAGAAGAAGTTTTTCTCCGGGACTGGCACTATTAAACAAGCTTAAACAGCATGATATAGAAGTGCAGATGTTACAGTATCTTATGAGAGAATGTCAGCTCTACAATATTCTCAGAAAGATTGTAACTAATG TTCCTGCACAGATAAGGTTACCAGTTGACGATACCTATTGTAGCATCAGACTTGGAGAACAAGTTCTCATTAGTGTTGATGTTGATGGATCTCCATACCCAGAATTTCAGTGGTATTTCAAGAACACCTGTTTGGAAGGACAAACCTCTTGTACACTGACCGTAGATAACTTCAG tattgagAATCAAGGTGAATACATTTGTAAAGTGAAGCAAAATCTCATGGAAGAGCTGTTGGAGCAGACTTCCCCAAGATTTATATTGAGTGTTGAAAGCATGCCTCCTACAATAGTACGGGAACCCAGTGATATGGAAATAGAAGCAGATGGGGAG TTGGTGCTAGCTTTTGAAGCAATCGGCTACCCAATACCAAAAGACTACAGCTGGTATAAAGATGGTAGACCTTTTAAAAAAACTTTTGAGCCAATACTCAGA GTGCAGAGAGTGGACTATGAGGTGTCAGGTTCTTACTTTTGTGAAGTTTCAAATGGTCTTGGACTTTGTAGATCAAGAGTGACTACAGTCAAG GTTGTTCCTCATACTTTTGCTTCAGTAGTCCCACTTAATAGCACACATCCAATGGCAAAGCCACCATATGGTCTTCATAGTAGGGGAAATCTTTCAG caCGTAATAAATGGGCTTTGCTGGTTGCAAATTCAGACTACATACCACACTTCAGGCCTTTGCTTGCTCCAGCAAGAGATGCAAAAATCTTGGCCCGAGAGCTCACAAAATTGAAGTTTCGATGCATGTTGTATGTCAACTTGGGAATGGCTGATTTTCGCAATGCTGTAAATCTTTTCTCAAAATTTCTTCAGGAAGGAGATTATG TTGTGTTTTACTATGCA GGCCATGGATTCAACAACAGTGGAGTTGATTTCATGATGCCTGTAGACATTGGTGCCGAGCATGTATGGAGAGATGAAAATGTTAAGGTATCCGACACAATGGCTCGGCAAGATGATTGCATTCCAAATACTTGGGTCTCTAATATCTTTCAGAAGGCCTTTCCCGCACTTCTTTTCTCAATCTATGATACGTGTCGTACACAGCCATCTTTTAG ACTGAGGTTGCCTTCAATGATAGAGACGTATCAGGATGCCCGAGCAAATTCGTACACACTCTTTGCTACATCAGAAAATCATGGTGCATATGAATTTGAGGATTCTTCTTCACAACTGATGGAACATCTTGCAGAATTAGTGGGGAAACACATTCCTGTAGAGTTACTGGGACAGCAGGTTAGACAGT cTTTCCACCGCTCTCCAAAAGTCCTTAAGAAGGATCAGGTACCTAAGACCTCAAGTGATTTAGCCCTGCAACGTTCCCTTGCAGATCCTGATTCCCCATCTGAAATTGACAGCTCAG AGAACGGAGTGCTTAATCGCTGGGAAAATCTTGGAAATGTTGGAGTCGTTACTAAAGGAAGG GTTGGAGACTTAGACCTGGAAATAAAAATTCAGTGCAATCAACAGAAGTTATCCAATATTTGGCAGAGCCAAAATGATTATCCAACTTGGGTCATTAGTAACTGTAtagatattatgatgataataatgcagaATGGTAGTCCTTTTGATCCAAGTGTATTAGATGGTGGACTGGATCTTGATATCTGCCCCAGCATAGGTGAAAAG
- the LOC139748107 gene encoding uncharacterized protein, whose product MAGTDHGEVLTNLEEIFGTVVEHEVIKMILQSCDWDSGSASEMLLAMIDKTDLPGYAWDLLNADSLPQDGVRHSPCDSLGSRQEANTAVTSDNVEKVMASPINKLCAIDSDSSSPSCSPLRGVGVADAEVAREHDTSQWVLAPEFVPNAFYQNTSTNGIWPLGMSRSLVHIPQQPTQSKAKQKTGKISKKDQIVRKVLQDIKILVLLRGLPGSGKTTLARELKGRTGVILSTDDFFHDKHGKYKYEANKLSNAHQWNKHRARQRLKEGKTPIIIDNTNIEIWEMRPYIKLALQFGYEVDIIDPDTPWRLNPKELAKRNIHGVPKSKIVEMKGRYKSDVKVEHLIADLQRFKLSEQNYENDEVWSCGPELEEVWNKVPKGNNQNAQRVSTSQLQFQANLSKKDDWSSGEEDEDADVIIEGYESEGDEADSMWSPPSVTTEDDGDKTDLVRELQVPHINEKSNVQGDDVGGSTKEKEDVSKYEIENTACHEDFKITKQENERTENEDEEKTQSMEDQSACKQANCKPELTDGLQGIDVSEKKKIEIIKEAYINTNVENETDWDDITLQVSGEEEITDQKFSELVMSFDFAMKEQLQKRLGGSAAGLETGTVTFDANETLDEDSIMYELCSNMEEKNDKSQSLLITGSKENEEQNKFLPINHNQERVSSRESLTEAVSETVNDSDETNTDALPGKAEKPDASDEEHENLPDDDYVPSGGCDAHVEMVIPENSFSSHSKVNFVCSSETDVQIQPHDILLEAWKDFPENGKKVCEEKNLTKNDTDILINTSEHELSHKVTVEDSSQGFGDQLLDDSLASWECVDTAGGVSLLDWDSPRKEINDTDIRACKPTRTRRKRTEGDPTKWLKNVDVKTNVLEDPSVASWNPVQSGTPSWDTSEPELLPSSTSHLNTEREERECVTIEPQPHTGAVRKCRRQKQHTRALSAASTSSGHSDDQEVYDISSNSLPDSDIHVVNSKVSITQTDAETQTQSTDFEAVQQDNNLHGMKIMYCQQDYIPKNIGDDLLPENGPLTTGKLKLDKGTMTECILDITLVEPFRNLVAFFPKIPEEDLQDVFEKCKYNLNWAMNVLLDSGYEMSDPTDANVNCEEPRELDMDTESTSETTSTGDGRDDRSSFADASDISSDMLTEERTRKFKQSQQPKDLDSKKSLENSFNFPDSVDDRVTRLTGKDFNDLSMTKIKRMKTKKKHGGKKNATVENKKSTENNNNDEDGGGAQYITLVMDPLFASQLNSMFGPSGSFEISGDLTVEDRSVILPLEFCHMIHKYWTDTLDGKFKHETEVLDSLIREDESYARRLQEEEDAEACSRSGNKMENLDQGFQLDPPQRFQEIMDLEQALQLSQGDKVFDNLPFSSRLSLQRLQAEYPEVDPVALREEFARSGFIYKDTSEKLCSRYRTEQGIPKTVIAPEALYRYEQEMIRQAQQNSLAQQEQEESFALQENEDILPDDPQVYRDEAQLHYRQRQEAFKKAQEASSQGMKAVAAYYARIGNEHSIKLCEANQRASKKILETTNAHIKDANCLDLHHLHVTEALSAAQAFLNERQRVLTARGLHRMQVSLITGRGAHSFGGQARLKPTIKEFLRKSGYIFHEANRGMFTVTLQGEQF is encoded by the exons ATGGCGGGGActgaccatggtgaagtgctaaCAAACCTTGAGGAGATCTTCGGGACGGTTGTTGAACATGAAGTCATCAAAATGATCCTCCAGTCATGTGACTGGGATTCAGGTAGTGCCTCTGAGATGTTACTGGCCATGATAGACAAAACTGACCTGCCAGGCTATGCCTGGGATTTATTAAACGCAGATTCCCTACCTCAGGATGGGGTAAGACACTCCCCTTGTGACTCTTTAGGCTCAAGACAGGAAGCAAATACAGCCGTAACTAGTGACAATGTAGAGAAAGTCATGGCGTCCCCCATTAATAAGTTATGTGCAATAGACAGtgattcatcatcaccatcatgttcaccccTGAGGGGTGTTGGTGTGGCAGATGCTGAGGTCGCTCGGGAACATGATACTTCTCAGTGGGTCTTAGCCCCAGAATTTGTTCCTAATGCTTTTTACCAAAATACGTCAACTAATGGAATATGGCCTTTAGGAATGAGCCGCAGCTTAGTCCACATTCCGCAACAGCCCACACAGTCGAAAGCAaaacagaaaacaggaaaaatCAGTAAAAAAGATCAAATTGTTCGTAAAGTCTTACAGGATATTAAGATATTGGTCTTGCTGCGGGGTTTGCCTGGCTCTGGCAAGACAACTTTGGCCAGAGAACTGAAGGGCCGGACTGGTGTTATCCTCTCCACGGATGACTTTTTCCATGATAAACATGGGAAATATAAATACGAGGCCAATAAGCTTAGCAATGCGCATCAGTGGAATAAGCACAGGGCACGTCAGAGGCTTAAAGAAGGTAAGACTCCAATAATAATCGACAATACAAATATAGAGATATGGGAAATGAGGCCATATATCAAGTTAGCTCTTCAGTTTGGTTATGAAGTGGATATTATAGATCCAGATACCCCATGGAGGCTAAACCCAAAAGAACTTGCGAAAAGAAATATTCACGGAGTACCTAAAAGTAAAATAGTAGAGATGAAAGGCCGATACAAGTCAGATGTAAAGGTTGAACACCTAATTGCTGACCTGCAAAGATTTAAGCTGAGTGAACAAAACTATGAAAATGATGAAGTATGGAGTTGTGGACCCGAGTTGGAAGAAGTTTGGAATAAAGTGCCGAAAGGAAATAACCAGAATGCACAGCGAGTGAGCACTTCACAGTTACAGTTTCAAGCTAATTTAAGTAAAAAGGATGACTGGAGTTCTGGTGAAGAGGATGAAGATGCAGATGTAATAATTGAAGGATACGAGTCTGAAGGAGATGAAGCCGATTCCATGTGGTCTCCCCCCAGTGTTACAACTGAAGATGATGGCGATAAAACTGATTTAGTTAGGGAACTGCAAGTGCCTCATATTAATGAAAAAAGCAATGTTCAAGGTGATGATGTAGGAGGGTCAACAAAAGAGAAGGAAGATGTCAGCAAATatgaaattgaaaatacagcctGTCATGAAGATTTTAAAATTAccaaacaagaaaatgaaaggaCAGAAAATGAGGATGAGGAGAAGACACAGAGCATGGAAGATCAATCTGCATGTAAGCAGGCAAATTGCAAACCAGAACTTACAGATGGGTTGCAAGGGATAGATGTAtccgagaaaaagaaaatagaaataattaAGGAAGCATATATTAACACTAATGTTGAAAATGAGACAGATTGGGATGATATTACATTACAGGTTTCTGGGGAAGAGGAAATAACTGACCAGAAATTCAGTGAACTGGTCATGAGTTTTGACTTTGCCATGAAAGAACAGTTACAGAAACGTCTTGGTGGAAGTGCCGCAGGACTAGAAACAGGCACGGTAACTTTTGATGCAAATGAAACTCTTGATGAAGATTCAATCATGTATGAACTGTGTAGCAATAtggaagagaaaaatgataaatctCAGTCACTGCTTATTACAGGATCAAAGGAAAATGAGGAGCAAAACAAGTTTTTGCCAATAAATCATAATCAAGAACGTGTCTCTTCGAGGGAAAGTTTAACAGAAGCTGTGTCAGAAACAGTGAATGATAGCGATGAGACAAATACAGATGCTTTGCCGGGAAAGGCAGAAAAACCAGACGCAAGTGATGAAGAACATGAAAATTTACCTGATGATGACTATGTCCCATCTGGTGGCTGTGATGCACATGTGGAGATGGTAATACCTGAAAACTCTTTTTCGAGTCACAGTAAGGTAAATTTCGTATGTAGTTCTGAAACTGATGTTCAGATACAACCACATGATATCCTTTTGGAAGCTTGGAAAGATTTTccagagaatggaaaaaaagtgtgtgaagaaaagaATTTAACTAAAAATGACACAGATATCCTTATAA ATACTAGTGAACATGAATTATCCCACAAAGTGACTGTAGAGGATTCCTCCCAAGGCTTCGGTGACCAGTTACTTGACGACAGTTTAGCCTCATGGGAGTGTGTTGATACAGCTGGAGGAGTAAGCCTTTTGGACTGGGATTCTCCAAGAAAAGAAATCAATGACACTGACATACGTGCTTGTAAGCCAACTAGAACAAGACGTAAAAGAACAGAAGGAGATCCAACAAAGTGGTTAAAAAATGTGGATGTAAAGACCAATGTATTAGAAGATCCTAGTGTAGCTTCATGGAATCCTGTTCAAAGCGGCACACCCTCTTGGGACACAAGTGAACCAGAGTTATTACCTAGCTCCACAAGTCACCTGAATacagaaagggaagagagagaatgtgttaccATAGAACCACAGCCACATACTGGTGCTGTACGAAAATGTAGGAGACAGAAACAGCATACTCGAGCTCTTTCAGCAGCTAGTACCAGTTCTGGTCATTCAGATGACCAGGAGGTATATGATATTTCTAGTAATTCTTTGCCAGATTCAGATATTCATGTGGTAAACTCAAAAGTTAGTATAACTCAAACTGATGCAGAAACCCAAACTCAGTCTACTGACTTTGAAGCTGTTCAGCAAGATAATAATCTTCATGGGATGAAGATAATGTATTGCCAGCAAGATTATATTCCCAAGAACATCGGAGATGACCTTCTTCCTGAAAATGGACCTTTAACTACTGGTAAACTTAAATTAGATAAAGGCACGATGACTGAATGTATATTAGACATCACTTTGGTTGAGCCATTTCGAAATTTGGTTGCATTCTTTCCAAAGATTCCTGAGGAGGATCTTCAAGATGTATTTGAGAAATGCAAATATAACTTAAACTGGGCAATGAATGTCCTGTTGGATAGTGGATACGAAATGTCAGATCCTACTGATGCAAATGTTAATTGTGAAGAACCCAGGGAACTAGACATGGATACAGAATCAACCTCAGAGACAACAAGCACCGGGGATGGCAGGGATGACCGTTCGTCATTCGCTGATGCCAGTGATATATCATCAGATATGTTGACAGAAGAAAGAACTAGGAAGTTTAAGCAAAGTCAGCAACCTAAGGACTTGGATAGTAAAAAATCATTGGAAAATTCTTTCAATTTTCCTGATTCTGTTGATGATAGAGTTACCCGATTAACTGGGAAAGATTTTAATGATCTCAGTATGACAAAAATTAAACGTATGAAGACCAAGAAGAAACATGGAGGGAAGAAAAATGCAACAGTTGAAAATAAGAAGTCGACAGAGAATAATAACAATgacgaggatggaggaggagcccAATACATAACATTAGTAATGGACCCTTTATTTGCCTCACAGCTCAATAGCATGTTTGGTCCATCAGGTTCTTTTGAAATCAGTGGCGACTTGACAGTAGAGGACCGTAGCGTTATTCTTCCTTTAGAATTTTGTCACATGATTCATAAATACTGGACGGATACTCTTGATGGCAAATTTAAGCACGAAACAGAGGTTTTAGACAGCCTTATTCGTGAGGATGAAAGTTATGCAAGGCgattgcaggaggaggaagatgcagaGGCATGTTCAAGGAGTGGAAATAAAATGGAAAATCTGGATCAGGGGTTCCAATTAGACCCACCACAGCGATTCCAGGAAATTATGGATTTAGAGCAAGCATTACAATTAAGTCAAGGAGATAAAGTATTTGACAACCTTCCTTTTTCGTCTCGTCTCAGTCTACAGCGCCTACAGGCAGAATATCCTGAAGTTGATCCTGTTGCACTAAGAGAAGAATTTGCAAGAAGTGGTTTCATTTACAAAGATACTTCAGAAAAACTTTGTAGTCGCTACAGGACAGAACAAGGAATTCCCAAAACTGTGATAGCCCCTGAGGCTCTGTACAGGTATGAACAAGAAATGATTCGACAGGCACAGCAAAATAGCTTAGCCCAGCAGGAACAAGAAGAATCATTTGCTCTGCAGGAGAATGAAGACATATTGCCAGATGATCCTCAG GTTTATCGTGATGAGGCTCAGTTACACTATCGCCAGCGTCAGGAAGCGTTCAAAAAAGCACAGGAAGCATCCAGTCAGGGGATGAAAGCTGTAGCAGCTTATTATGCTCGCATAGGAAATGAGCACTCAATCAAATTATGTGAGGCCAATCAACGGGCATCTAAGAAGATATTAGAAACAACCAATGCCCATATTAAGGATGCCAATTGTTTAGATCTGCACCATTTGCATGTTACAGAAGCATTAAGTGCAGCTCAAGCATTCCTTAATGAAAGACAACGAGTGCTAACAGCTCGAGGATTACACCGCATGCAGGTGTCTCTGATTACAGGTCGAGGAGCTCATAGTTTTGGAGGACAAGCTAGACTGAAACCAACAATAAAAGAATTTCTAAGGAAAAGtggttatattttccatgaagcAAACAGAGGTATGTTTACTGTTACACTGCAAGGTGAGCAATTTTGA